In one Pungitius pungitius chromosome 13, fPunPun2.1, whole genome shotgun sequence genomic region, the following are encoded:
- the LOC119213746 gene encoding peroxiredoxin-like 2A isoform X3, translated as MGMWSLGLGAVGAALAGIFLANTDLCLPKAANASLENLEDADLRSTRDDNNVIKGKSLWDQNGAVVMAVRRPGUFLCREEASGLSSLKPQLEELGVPLVAVVKEDVGTEIQDFRPHFAGEIYVDEKKSFYGPLQRKMGGLGFIRLGVWQNFMRAWRSGYQGNMNGEGFILGGVFVFGAGNQGILLEHREKEFGDKVQIADVLEAVKKIVPAE; from the exons ATGGGGATGTGGTCGCTGGGTCTGGGTGCAGTGGGGGCCGCGCTTGCCGGGATCTTCTTGGCCAACACTGACCTTTGCCTTCCTAAAGCTGCTAATGCGTCACTGGAGAACCTCGAAGACGCTGACCTTCGTTCCACCCGAGATG aCAACAACGTCATCAAAGGAAAGAGCCTGTGGGACCAGAACGGGGCCGTGGTCATGGCCGTACGACGCCCTGGATGATTTTTGTGCAGAGAG GAGGCCTCTGGGCTGTCCTCTCTGAagccccagctggaagagctcGGGGTCCCTCTGGTTGCTGTGGTGAAGGAGGATGTGGGCACAGAGATCCAGGACTTCCGACCGCACTTCGCCGGGGAAATCTACGTAGATGAAAAG AAAAGCTTCTACGGCCCCCTGCAGAGGAAGATGGGCGGCTTGGGCTTCATTCGCCTCGGGGTCTGGCAGAACTTCATGCGGGCCTGGAGGTCAGGTTACCAGGGCAACATGAACGGCGAGGGCTTCATCCTGGGCGGAGTGTTTGTCTTCGGAGCAGGAAACCAG ggGATTCTCCTGGAACACCGCGAGAAGGAGTTTGGCGATAAAGTGCAGATTGCTGATGTTTTAGAGGCTGTTAAGAAGATAGTACCTGCAGAATAA
- the lzts2a gene encoding leucine zipper putative tumor suppressor 2a, whose amino-acid sequence MALVQALPVTVTERQNPGLDAQQCRPLSSHSPSGPCPGPCGPCSSGITMGSVSSLVSGRAYQERHCRAASEFTAKSRRSTPATSCFRLQDDTLRSGSSLEQLLVISNQTLPQAELLPPPLPTKKQPRPGNSAGATSGTVTGGSNGNLGFVSDEAAIGEWKDNSVVVVATASPCSDSEDQRDNRTSNGNIGGPPPKLIPVSGQLEKNMEKVLIRPTAFKPVIPKNRHSVHYLSPRPGGSLTESQASLNLLLPLAGSNGASAANAIGGSSSSGSEGKRNSYSGGRNARGSQSYSMSDSGRNSLSSLPTHSSTGYSLAPSEGSSSGVQLEPVPGLGPNTSGASGSHGHTNSDSGRSSSSKSTGSGSLSGRGQPLSDSGSCGHSPPLVEGYEAVVRELEEKLRERDQELQQLRENLDENEAAICQVYEEKQRRCEREMEELRQSCALKMKQASQKAQRAQQVLQLQVFQLQQEKKKLQEDFSSLLQDRETLERRCATIQREQTQLGPRLEETKWEVCQKTGEISLLKQQMKEIQSELSQKAGDIVVLKAQLREARSELQASQARSHEAATALRTRSLELEVCENELQRRKSEAELLREKLGRLEEESARLRDTLSNYGVHSLPANLTMKGQCMSLSLQQGRGMAGRGGPSPSLYRDAEETHLVWGGESDEAKAQRQNAEAVLGFRQQVDRLKAELMYERRTNEEQLSRFEDERRVWHEEKEKVIRYQKQLQQNYIQMYRRNRDLERVMRELSLELENRDMDDYEVHSGSNDIHFEEITATEI is encoded by the exons ATGGCTTTGGTTCAGGCGTTACCTGTGACCGTGACTGAGCGCCAGAACCCGGGTCTCGACGCGCAGCAGTGCCGGCCACTATCATCCCATTCCCCGTCGGGCCCCTGCCCCGGCCCCTGCGGGCCCTGCAGCTCCGGCATCACCATGGGTTCTGTCAGCAGCCTCGTATCGGGCCGAGCCTATCAGGAGAGGCACTGCCGGGCCGCCAGCGAGTTCACCGCCAAGTCCCGACGCTCCACGCCGGCCACCAGTTGCTTCCGGCTCCAGGACGACACGCTCCGCAGCGGGAGCTccctggagcagctgctggttATCAGCAACCAAACGCTTCCCCAGGCTGAGCTCCTTCCCCCGCCGCTGCCCACCAAGAAGCAGCCCCGGCCTGGTAACTCCGCCGGGGCCACCAGTGGGACGGTGACCGGGGGCAGTAATGGAAACTTGGGCTTTGTGAGCGACGAGGCGGCGATTGGAGAATGGAAAGACAACTCGGTGGTAGTAGTAGCAACCGCGAGCCCCTGCAGTGACTCAGAGGACCAAAGGGACAACAGGACCTCTAACGGCAACATTGGAGGGCCTCCTCCCAAACTCATCCCTGTGTCTGGGCAGTTAGAGAAG AACATGGAGAAAGTGCTGATTCGTCCTACGGCATTCAAACCTGTCATCCCCAAGAATCGTCACTCTGTGCACTACCTGTCACCGCGGCCCGGAGGCAGCCTGACGGAGAGCCAGGCCAGCCTCAACCTCCTGCTGCCCCTCGCCGGGTCCAACGGCGCCAGCGCCGCAAACGCCATCGGAGGGAGCAGCAGCTCCGGCTCTGAAGGGAAACGCAACTCCTACAGCGGAGGTCGTAATGCTCGGGGCAGCCAGTCATACTCCATGTCGGACTCCGGGAGGAACTCGCTCTCCAGCCTGCCCACTCACAGCAGCACAGGCTACAGTCTGGCGCCCAGCGAGGGCTCCAGCTCCGGGGTGCAGCTGGAGCCCGTGCCGGGCTTGGGCCCAAACACTTCCGGTGCAAGTGGGAGCCACGGCCACACCAACTCGGACAGTGGACGTTCCTCCTCCAGCAAGAGCACGGGCTCAGGGTCGCTGAGCGGGCGCGGGCAGCCGCTGTCGGACAGCGGCTCGTGCGGTCACTCGCCGCCGCTCGTGGAGGGGTACGAGGCGGTGgtgagggagctggaggagaagctgagggAACGAGACCAGGAGCTGCAACAGCTCAGGGAAAATCTGGATGAGAATGAAGCTGCCATCTGCCAG GTGTATGAGGAGAAGCAGCGGCGCTgtgaaagagagatggaggagttgAGACAGAGCTGTGCACTAAAGATGAAGCAGGCTTCTCAGAAGGCCCAGAGGGCCCAGCAGGTGCTACAGTTACAG GTATTTCAACTAcagcaggagaaaaagaagctgcaggaggactTCTCCTCGCTGCTGCAGGACAGGGAGACGCTGGAACGGAGGTGTGCGACCATCCAGAGGGAGCAGACTCAGCTGGGGCCTCGTCTGGAAGAGACAAAGTGGGAG GTGTGTCAGAAGACAGGAGAAATCTCCCTCCTGAAGCAGCAGATGAAGGAAATCCAGTCCGAGCTCAGCCAGAAGGCCGGAGACATCGTGGTGCTGAAGGCCCAGCTGAGAGAAGCGCGTTCTGAGCTGCAGGCCAGCCAGGCTCGATCTCACGAGGCCGCCACGGCCCTGCGGACACGATCTCTGGAACTGGAGGTCTGCGAGAACGAACTCCAGAGGCGCAAGAGCGAAGCCGAGCTGCTCCGCGAGAAGCTGGGCCGGTTGGAAGAAGAGTCGGCCCGCCTCCGTGACACTCTGTCCAATTACGGCGTGCACTCCCTACCTGCAAATCTAACCATGAAGGGGCAATGCATGAGCCTCTCCCTCCAACAGGGGAGAGGAATGGCCGGGAGGGGCGGTCCCAGTCCGTCTTTGTACCGAGATGCAGAGGAGACCCATCTggtgtggggaggggagagtgATGAAGCCAAGGCTCAGAGGCAGAATGCAGAAGCAGTGTTGGGATTCAGACAACAG gTGGACAGGCTGAAGGCTGAACTCATGTACGAGAGGAGGACTAATGAGGAGCAACTGTCCCGTTTTGAGGATGAAAGGAGAGTGTGGCacgaggaaaaagaaaag GTAATCCGCTACCAGAAACAGTTGCAGCAGAACTACATCCAGATGTACCGCAGAAACCGGGATCTTGAGCGAGTGATGAGGGAGCTGAGTCTGGAGCTGGAGAACCGGGACATGGACGACTATGAGGTTCACAGTGGCAGCAACGACATCCACTTTGAGGAAATCACTGCCACAGAGATCTAA
- the pdzd7a gene encoding PDZ domain-containing protein 7a: MASSSHPSGSREMTKGGGRPHLNHGGHAGGSQSTARYLLKKQHRHRSRSSSPMGRVILINAPVDGGDESEDIHAVTVDKSPDGRLGFSVRGGSEHGLGIFVSKVEDDSSAALAGLSVGDKLVEVNGVSLESITMSSAVKVLTGNNRLRMVVRRVGKIPGIRYSKEKTTWVDLIHRRMVVEESGRTPSEASSDSALRRIVHLFTTSDDYCLGFNIRGGKEFGLGIYVSKLDPGGLAEQHGIKMGDQIMAANGVSFDDITHSNAVEVLKSHTHVMLTIREAGRYPAYKEMVAEYGWLDSLANGGPAPSSQGSDSNSSASSLSSSTPLSSLSGLSQVLFPQVFGSELVDVAIATEGRCRRQSSAEPTADTAIQTDPFPPDHPDHPSTNGSYRAVGATLLLKDTVIRGKGEGPRETGGRGEGGHQEEVKHSAKTAALMALSRPRKPIRRSQSHITVSEDRQKKKRQQKEKSSGEGKTSLQRSKTFVNLFFKKDRKDKSRSKSPSRHPHKDKERGRPFQLLTSPRESRAGVKDSRPPPRAETLQHVEDMAKKLLSQDEVAAVMRHCRRFLSDVVIEDLVRPILAILDKPEKLLLLREIRMLIPTTELGQFDSMVMPFELEAYNILKSRSVRSPALRSPRRGTPRRHLITPIPDYRGGFHLQPVQDKLLEFQLMEELERLRVSGQQSGHLAPSRAFTPLLDVPVDIHASASARPRSLSPLPTHGFHLGGSPHISQRTRQTRGSSGRRDDGAQRRDETSLLSASDRGDAAPERGRSPERNGHGIARRGLSPDSVRGGRRRPEGYTEVSVRVPSQRRGRNPPDDLLEAPRDRSPSTGGESSQRLDGHSQHGAERGATPPSAKYEINTLSISKAKQSLGISVSGGTESRVQPMIKIEKIFPGGAASMNEALKAGDELLSVDGESLQGVTHQHAVDAIRRAFSNKAKDPMVFVVKVSEVPTTTRPRRPAD; the protein is encoded by the exons ATGGCTAGCTCCTCTCACCCCTCTGGATCTAGGGAGATGACGAAGGGAGGGGGGCGCCCCCACTTAAACCACGGCGGCCATGCCGGGGGTTCCCAAAGCACTGCGCGCTACTTGCTGAAGAAACAGCACCGCCACAGAAGCAGGTCCTCTTCGCCGATGGGCAGAGTCATTCTCATCAATGCACCGGTTGATG GAGGGGATGAAAGTGAAGACATTCACGCAGTGACAGTCGACAAGAGTCCAGATGGGCGTCTGGGTTTCAGTGTCCGCGGGGGCTCTGAACATGGACTCGGCATATTTGTCAGCAAGGTGGAGGATGACAGCTCTGCAG CGCTCGCCGGGCTCTCCGTGGGCGATaagctggtggaggtgaacgGGGTCAGCCTAGAGAGCATCACCATGAGCAGCGCTGTGAAGGTCCTGACAGGCAACAATAGGCTGCGGATGGTGGTGAGACGGGTGGGCAAGATCCCCGGCATCCGCTACTCCAAGGAGAAGACCACATG ggtggaCCTGATTCACCGGCggatggtggtggaggagagcgGGCGAACACCGTCAGAGGCCAGTTCAGACAGCGCTCTCCGCAGGATCGTACATCTCTTCACCACCTCAGATGACTACTGTTTGGGCTTCAACATTAGAGGAGGCAAAGAGTTTGGACTGGGAATTTATGTTTCTAA atTAGACCCGGGCGGACTTGCAGAGCAGCACGGCATCAAGATGGGCGATCAAATCATGGCAGCCAATGGGGTCAGCTTTGATGACATCACCCATAGCAATGCAGTCGAGGTCCTGAAAAGCCACACTCACGTCATGTTGACCATCAGG GAAGCTGGCAGATACCCTGCGTACAAAGAGATGGTGGCAGAATATGGCTGGCTCGACagtt TGGCCAATGGGGGCCCTGCGCCATCCTCCCAAGGTTCCGACTCaaactcctctgcttcctcgcTGTCCTCCAGCACCCCTCTCAGCTCCCTCAGTGGTCTCTCCCAGGTTCTTTTCCCACAAGTCTTTGGGTCCGAGTTGGTCGACGTCGCCATCGCCACGGAGGGACGATGCAGGCGGCAAAGCAGCGCAGAGCCAACCGCTGACACCGCCATACAGACCGACCCCTTCCCTCCAGACCACCCAGATCACCCCTCAACTAACGGCTCGTACCGCGCCGTGGGCGCCACTCTGCTACTGAAGGACACCGTCATACGAGGGAAAGGGGAAGGCCCGAGGGAGacgggaggacgaggagaaggagggcacCAAGAGGAGGTGAAACACTCGGCTAAGACGGCGGCACTGATGGCCCTGAGCAGACCACGGAAGCCGATCAGACGTTCCCAGAGCCACATCACGGTGTCAG AGGAcaggcaaaaaaagaagagacaacaGAAGGAGAAGAGCTCCGGAGAGGGTAAAACCAGCCTGCAGCGATCGAAAACCTTTGTCAACCTGTTCTTCAAGAAAGACCGTAAAGATAAAAGCCGCTCCAAGTCACCATCTCGCCATCCCCACAAGG ATAAGGAGCGCGGCCGTCCTTTCCAGCTCTTGACCTCCCCGAGGGAATCCCGCGCCGGAGTCAAAGACAGCCGCCCGCCGCCCCGAGCAGAGACACTGCAGCACGTGGAAGACATGGCGAAGAAACTGCTCAGCCAGGATGAGGTGGCGGCTGTGATGAGACACTGTCGGCGG TTTTTGTCCGACGTTGTGATTGAGGATTTGGTGCGTCCCATTCTGGCAATCTTGGACAAGCCAGAGAAACTGCTACTTCTCAGAGAAATAAG GATGCTGATACCCACTACTGAGCTGGGTCAATTTGACAGCATGGTCATGCCCTTTGAGCTAGAGGCGTACAACATCCTCAAAAGTCGCTCTG TTCGTTCTCCAGCTCTTCGCTCCCCTCGCAGAGGGACCCCTCGACGTCACCTCATCACCCCGATTCCAG ACTACAGGGGCGGGTTCCACCTCCAACCGGTCCAGGACAAACTGCTGGAGTttcagctgatggaggagctggagagattACGTGTGTCCGGGCAGCAGTCGGGCCATCTGGCCCCGTCGCGTGCCTTCACGCCTCTGCTGGACGTGCCCGTGGACATCCACGCCTCTGCCTCTGCGCGCCCCCGCTCCCTGAGCCCCTTACCGACCCACGGCTTCCACCTCGGCGGATCCCCTCACATCTCTCAACGCACGCGCCAAACCCGCGGCTCCTCGGGCCGGAGAGACGACGGGGCGCAGCGGCGTGACGAGACGTCCTTGTTGTCGGCGTCCGACCGAGGAGATGCAGCGCCCGAACGGGGGAGGTCGCCTGAGAGGAACGGGCACGGGATAGCGAGGAGGGGGTTGAGCCCTGACAGCGTACGCGGCGGACGCCGCCGGCCGGAGGGCTACACGGAGGTCAGCGTGCGCGTGCCTTCACAGCGGCGAGGGAGAAACCCTCCGGATGATCTGTTGGAGGCACCGAGAGACCGGAGTCCATCTACAGGCGGAGAGAGCAGTCAGCGGCTGGATGGACATTCACAACATGGTGCTGAGAGAGGAGCAACTCCGCCATCTGCAAAGTATGAAATCAACACTTTGAGCATCTCTAAGGCCAAGCAGTCCCTGG GTATTAGTGTGTCTGGAGGTACGGAGTCTAGAGTGCAGCCCATGATAAAGATTGAGAAAATCTTCCCAGGTGGAGCTGCATCTATGAATGAGGCTCTCAAG GCAGGGGATGAGCTGTTGTCGGTGGACGGCGAGAGCCTGCAAGGAGTGACTCATCAGCACGCGGTGGACGCCATTCGCAGAGCGTTCAGCAACAAGGCCAAAGACCCGATGGTTTTTGTAGTTAAGGTCTCCGAGGTCCCTACCACCACGCGCCCCAGGAGACCTGCAGACTAA
- the LOC119213746 gene encoding peroxiredoxin-like 2A isoform X2, translated as METMLSSGSELEGGLFGMGMWSLGLGAVGAALAGIFLANTDLCLPKAANASLENLEDADLRSTRDDNNVIKGKSLWDQNGAVVMAVRRPGUFLCREEASGLSSLKPQLEELGVPLVAVVKEDVGTEIQDFRPHFAGEIYVDEKKSFYGPLQRKMGGLGFIRLGVWQNFMRAWRSGYQGNMNGEGFILGGVFVFGAGNQGILLEHREKEFGDKVQIADVLEAVKKIVPAE; from the exons ATGGAGACAA TGCTGTCCTCTGGGTCCGAGCTGGAGGGCGGGCTGTTCGGGATGGGGATGTGGTCGCTGGGTCTGGGTGCAGTGGGGGCCGCGCTTGCCGGGATCTTCTTGGCCAACACTGACCTTTGCCTTCCTAAAGCTGCTAATGCGTCACTGGAGAACCTCGAAGACGCTGACCTTCGTTCCACCCGAGATG aCAACAACGTCATCAAAGGAAAGAGCCTGTGGGACCAGAACGGGGCCGTGGTCATGGCCGTACGACGCCCTGGATGATTTTTGTGCAGAGAG GAGGCCTCTGGGCTGTCCTCTCTGAagccccagctggaagagctcGGGGTCCCTCTGGTTGCTGTGGTGAAGGAGGATGTGGGCACAGAGATCCAGGACTTCCGACCGCACTTCGCCGGGGAAATCTACGTAGATGAAAAG AAAAGCTTCTACGGCCCCCTGCAGAGGAAGATGGGCGGCTTGGGCTTCATTCGCCTCGGGGTCTGGCAGAACTTCATGCGGGCCTGGAGGTCAGGTTACCAGGGCAACATGAACGGCGAGGGCTTCATCCTGGGCGGAGTGTTTGTCTTCGGAGCAGGAAACCAG ggGATTCTCCTGGAACACCGCGAGAAGGAGTTTGGCGATAAAGTGCAGATTGCTGATGTTTTAGAGGCTGTTAAGAAGATAGTACCTGCAGAATAA
- the LOC119213746 gene encoding peroxiredoxin-like 2A isoform X1 — translation MLALSSCSAALRCRLRLSLVGTAVSSQPSAAARPQLLRTQAALFHQSNASPDPNKPPSVLSSGSELEGGLFGMGMWSLGLGAVGAALAGIFLANTDLCLPKAANASLENLEDADLRSTRDDNNVIKGKSLWDQNGAVVMAVRRPGUFLCREEASGLSSLKPQLEELGVPLVAVVKEDVGTEIQDFRPHFAGEIYVDEKKSFYGPLQRKMGGLGFIRLGVWQNFMRAWRSGYQGNMNGEGFILGGVFVFGAGNQGILLEHREKEFGDKVQIADVLEAVKKIVPAE, via the exons ATGCTGGCTCTTTCCAGCTGTTCGGCAGCTTTGAGGTGCCGACTGCGCCTCTCTCTGGTGGGCACAGCCGTGAGCAGCCAGCCATCCGCCGCAGCCAGGCCCCAGTTACTAAGAACCCAGGCTGCTCTGTTTCACCAAAGTAACGCCAGCCCTGACCCAAACAAGCCTCCTTCAG TGCTGTCCTCTGGGTCCGAGCTGGAGGGCGGGCTGTTCGGGATGGGGATGTGGTCGCTGGGTCTGGGTGCAGTGGGGGCCGCGCTTGCCGGGATCTTCTTGGCCAACACTGACCTTTGCCTTCCTAAAGCTGCTAATGCGTCACTGGAGAACCTCGAAGACGCTGACCTTCGTTCCACCCGAGATG aCAACAACGTCATCAAAGGAAAGAGCCTGTGGGACCAGAACGGGGCCGTGGTCATGGCCGTACGACGCCCTGGATGATTTTTGTGCAGAGAG GAGGCCTCTGGGCTGTCCTCTCTGAagccccagctggaagagctcGGGGTCCCTCTGGTTGCTGTGGTGAAGGAGGATGTGGGCACAGAGATCCAGGACTTCCGACCGCACTTCGCCGGGGAAATCTACGTAGATGAAAAG AAAAGCTTCTACGGCCCCCTGCAGAGGAAGATGGGCGGCTTGGGCTTCATTCGCCTCGGGGTCTGGCAGAACTTCATGCGGGCCTGGAGGTCAGGTTACCAGGGCAACATGAACGGCGAGGGCTTCATCCTGGGCGGAGTGTTTGTCTTCGGAGCAGGAAACCAG ggGATTCTCCTGGAACACCGCGAGAAGGAGTTTGGCGATAAAGTGCAGATTGCTGATGTTTTAGAGGCTGTTAAGAAGATAGTACCTGCAGAATAA
- the sfxn3 gene encoding sideroflexin-3 — MSEELSLNINIKEPRWDQSTFMGRAKHFFMVTDPRNVLLSSETLEEARVTMDNYRSGIAKPGLTEDELWRAKYIYDSAFHPDTGEKMFVIGRMSAQVPMNMSITGSMLTFYRTTPAVVFWQWVNQSFNAVVNYTNRSGDAPMTVNQLGVAYVSATTGAVVTALGLKSLASRLPPIASRFVPFAAVAAANCINIPFMRQRELKYGIPVMDENGNRLGESANAAKQAIVQVVVSRIGMAVPAMAIPPVIMNSLEKKAFLKRFPILNAPVQVGLVGLCLVFATPLCCALFPQKSSMSVSGLEENLQESIRQNSPNTTTVYFNKGL; from the exons ATGTCTGAAGAGCTGTCCCTCAACATAAACATCAAGGAGCCAAGATGGGACCAAAGCACATTTATGGGGCGCGCCAAGCACTTCTTCATGGTCACAGATCCTAGGAACGTCCTGCTGTCCTCTGAGACTTTGGAGGAGGCCAGAGTGACCATGGATAACTACAG ATCTGGGATTGCTAAGCCTGGTCTAACAGAGGACGAGCTCTGGAGGGCCAAGTACATCTACGACTCCGCCTTCCACCCCGACACAGGAGAGAAGATGTTTGTGATTGGCCGGATGTCTGCTCAGGTGCCAATGAACATGTCCATCACAGGCTCCATGCTCACCTTCTACAG GACGACTCCGGCTGTGGTGTTCTGGCAGTGGGTTAACCAGTCCTTCAACGCTGTCGTCAACTACACTAACCGCAGCGGAGACGCACCCATGACCGTGAA TCAACTCGGTGTAGCCTACGTCAGTGCTACCACTGGAGCTGTAGTCACGGCCCTGGGCCTCAAGTCTCTAGCTTCG CGTCTGCCGCCGATCGCCAGCCGCTTTGTCCCCTTTGCGGCTGTCGCTGCTGCTAACTGCATCAACATTCCCTTCATGAGACAGAG GGAGTTGAAGTACGGCATCCCTGTGATGGATGAGAATGGAAACCGTTTAGGAGAGTCGGCCAATGCTGCCAAGCAGGCCATCGTGCAGGTGGTGGTGTCCAGGATCGGGATGGCGGTGCCAGCCATGG CCATTCCGCCTGTAATAATGAATTCTCTAGAGAAGAAAGCCTTCTTGAAG CGGTTTCCAATTCTAAACGCTCCAGTCCAGGTGGGGCTCGTCGGTTTGTG CCTGGTGTTTGCAACTCCTTTGTGCTGCGCCCTCTTCCCACAGAAAAG CTCCATGAGTGTGAGCGGGCTGGAAGAGAATCTGCAAGAGAGTATTCGACAGAACAGTCCCAACACCACCACCGTCTACTTCAACAAGGGCCTGTAG